Proteins encoded together in one Prevotella scopos JCM 17725 window:
- a CDS encoding PorP/SprF family type IX secretion system membrane protein, whose protein sequence is MFKRLILIFTFTCLIDGSVRAQYDPSYSHYWAMEPLFNPATVGKDNKLNVVGAYALDFAGYEHNPNTFYVGADMPIYFMKQYHGVGISILNDKLGAFVHQRVAGQYAFRKELWGGMLSAGVQVGMLFEKLDGSKLDPEESSDPALAQGEVNGHGLDLGVGVYYTHKNWYFGASVQHLNAPLVEMGETNELQINRTYYLTGGYNIKLRNPFLSIPTSVLARYDGMSYRADITARLVYTHGKKVLYGGLSYSPTNSLTAYVGGTFHGINVGYSYEMYSGATAFKNGSHGLFVSYQTDINLQKKSRNKHKSVRFL, encoded by the coding sequence GTGTTTAAACGTTTAATACTTATATTTACATTCACTTGTCTGATAGATGGTTCTGTTAGGGCACAGTATGACCCGTCTTATAGTCATTATTGGGCGATGGAGCCATTGTTCAATCCAGCTACAGTCGGAAAGGACAACAAACTGAATGTTGTGGGTGCATACGCCCTCGACTTTGCAGGTTATGAGCACAATCCGAACACTTTCTATGTCGGAGCAGATATGCCTATCTATTTCATGAAGCAATATCATGGAGTGGGTATTTCTATTCTGAATGATAAGTTAGGAGCCTTTGTTCATCAGCGTGTAGCGGGACAATACGCCTTTCGCAAGGAACTTTGGGGCGGAATGCTATCTGCAGGTGTTCAGGTGGGTATGCTTTTTGAAAAATTAGATGGCTCTAAGTTAGACCCAGAAGAGTCGAGTGACCCAGCTTTAGCACAAGGAGAAGTCAATGGGCACGGACTCGATTTAGGTGTAGGCGTTTATTATACGCACAAGAATTGGTATTTTGGTGCGTCTGTTCAGCACCTTAATGCACCCTTGGTTGAAATGGGTGAGACCAATGAGTTACAAATAAATCGAACATATTATTTAACGGGTGGATACAATATAAAATTACGAAATCCGTTTCTATCTATACCTACTTCTGTTCTGGCACGTTATGATGGCATGAGCTATCGAGCAGACATCACTGCACGATTAGTATATACCCATGGAAAGAAAGTACTTTATGGCGGTCTATCATATAGTCCAACAAACTCTCTTACGGCCTATGTTGGTGGAACCTTTCATGGAATCAATGTGGGTTATAGTTATGAGATGTATAGTGGTGCGACAGCTTTCAAGAATGGTAGTCATGGACTTTTTGTTAGCTATCAAACCGATATAAACCTGCAGAAGAAAAGCAGGAACAAGCATAAAAGCGTAAGATTTCTATAG
- a CDS encoding SUMF1/EgtB/PvdO family nonheme iron enzyme — MKMKKSIVAFCLGVLVLGTLTGCFAGKSTSTSGRGGEVTGVGGGRTFREPAPYGMTLVKRGWLRMGLEKQDSLWGKKTPVKDISVDGFWMDETEVTNSEYKQFVEWVHDSILRTRLADPVYGGDESYMITEDKNGDPVTPHLNWNKRLPRKPNEDEQRAFESFYVTNPVTGEKSIDGRQLNYRYEIYDYTSAALRRNRLNPQERNLNTDVTVDPNEVVMISKDTAYVDENGVIHNETINRPLTGPWDFLNTYIVNVYPDTTCWVNDFRNSDNEIYLRNYFSNPTYNNYPVVGVTWEQANAFCAWRTEYLLKGLGKEARYVQRYRLPSEAEWEYAARGKNQDEFPWDNQNVKNGNGCFYANFKPDRGNYTKDGNLITSKVGIYGANSNGLYDMAGNVAEWTSTIYTEAGVDAMNDLNPQLDYKAAKEDPYRLKKKSVRGGSWKDPESYIRSAWRTWEYQNQPRSYIGFRCVRSLASSSSEAAKENKKSSKKKRR; from the coding sequence ATGAAAATGAAAAAAAGTATAGTTGCCTTTTGTCTTGGTGTACTCGTATTAGGAACATTGACAGGCTGTTTTGCTGGTAAATCAACTTCTACGTCAGGTCGTGGCGGTGAGGTTACTGGCGTAGGTGGCGGTCGTACTTTCCGTGAACCAGCACCATATGGTATGACGCTCGTTAAGCGTGGTTGGTTGAGAATGGGATTGGAAAAACAAGACTCTCTTTGGGGTAAGAAAACCCCTGTAAAGGATATCTCTGTTGATGGATTTTGGATGGATGAAACAGAGGTGACCAATTCTGAGTACAAGCAGTTCGTAGAGTGGGTTCACGATTCTATTCTTCGCACTCGTTTGGCTGACCCAGTCTATGGCGGTGATGAAAGCTATATGATTACAGAAGACAAGAATGGCGATCCAGTTACACCTCATTTGAATTGGAACAAACGTCTTCCACGTAAGCCAAATGAAGATGAACAGCGTGCTTTTGAAAGCTTTTATGTTACGAATCCAGTTACAGGCGAAAAGAGCATCGATGGCAGACAGTTGAATTATCGCTATGAGATTTACGATTATACATCAGCTGCTCTGCGTCGCAATCGTTTGAATCCACAAGAACGTAATCTGAATACTGATGTCACCGTTGATCCAAACGAGGTGGTAATGATATCAAAGGATACAGCTTATGTCGATGAAAACGGCGTTATTCATAACGAGACAATTAACCGTCCATTGACAGGACCTTGGGACTTTCTGAATACCTATATCGTTAATGTTTATCCAGATACAACCTGTTGGGTGAACGACTTCCGTAATTCAGATAATGAGATTTATCTCCGTAATTACTTTAGTAATCCTACGTATAACAACTATCCTGTTGTTGGCGTTACATGGGAACAGGCCAATGCTTTCTGTGCTTGGCGTACAGAGTATTTATTAAAAGGACTGGGAAAAGAGGCGCGTTACGTACAACGTTATCGTCTTCCTAGTGAAGCCGAATGGGAGTATGCTGCACGAGGAAAGAATCAAGATGAGTTCCCATGGGATAATCAAAATGTTAAGAATGGCAATGGATGTTTCTATGCTAACTTCAAGCCAGATCGCGGAAACTACACCAAAGATGGTAACTTGATTACAAGTAAAGTGGGCATCTATGGTGCAAATTCTAATGGTCTTTATGATATGGCAGGCAATGTTGCCGAGTGGACAAGTACCATTTATACAGAGGCTGGTGTTGATGCGATGAACGACCTCAACCCTCAATTAGACTACAAAGCAGCAAAAGAAGATCCATATCGATTAAAAAAGAAGAGTGTTCGCGGTGGTAGTTGGAAGGATCCAGAAAGCTATATCCGCAGTGCTTGGCGTACTTGGGAGTATCAGAACCAACCACGTAGTTACATAGGCTTTCGTTGTGTTCGTAGTCTTGCAAGTTCATCAAGTGAGGCAGCTAAAGAGAATAAGAAAAGCAGTAAGAAAAAGAGAAGATAA
- the gldL gene encoding gliding motility protein GldL → MTQYSKYNFIYHLQKWMDSVPGQTFLNYGYSWGASVVILGALFKLTHLPGANIMLYFGMGTEVIVFFLSAFDRPFDKTDDGRELTKRIAEEFVEDKEVIVEHPVSESQSTHATADNIAQSVQQAMPSASDIAAAVVGQQSKAIADAQQQTPEMVEAQTNYVSALQNLTEMLGKVNDQSQRLTRDSEEMENLNRTLTGIAKVYEMQLKSASQQIGTIDQINDQTRRMAQQIEQLNSIYARMIEAMTVNMRVAAPGVAPQQSAPESL, encoded by the coding sequence ATGACACAGTACAGCAAATACAATTTCATATACCATCTGCAGAAGTGGATGGATAGTGTTCCTGGACAAACGTTCCTGAACTATGGTTATAGTTGGGGCGCTTCCGTGGTAATTCTCGGCGCCTTGTTTAAGTTGACCCACTTGCCAGGTGCTAATATTATGCTCTATTTCGGTATGGGTACTGAGGTTATCGTGTTCTTCCTCTCTGCCTTCGACCGACCATTTGATAAGACTGATGATGGTCGTGAACTTACAAAACGTATAGCCGAGGAGTTTGTAGAAGATAAGGAGGTTATTGTAGAACATCCTGTTTCAGAATCACAGTCAACGCATGCTACTGCCGACAACATTGCGCAGAGTGTTCAGCAGGCAATGCCATCAGCAAGTGATATTGCAGCAGCCGTTGTAGGTCAGCAGAGTAAGGCTATTGCTGATGCACAACAGCAGACACCAGAGATGGTTGAAGCCCAGACGAATTACGTCTCTGCACTACAGAATCTGACCGAGATGTTAGGTAAGGTGAACGATCAGAGTCAACGTCTGACCCGTGATAGCGAAGAGATGGAGAACCTCAATCGTACGCTCACTGGAATTGCTAAGGTTTATGAGATGCAACTTAAGAGTGCTAGTCAGCAGATTGGGACAATCGACCAGATTAATGACCAGACTCGCAGGATGGCACAGCAGATTGAGCAACTCAATAGTATCTATGCTCGAATGATTGAGGCAATGACTGTTAACATGCGTGTGGCTGCGCCTGGTGTTGCTCCTCAGCAGTCTGCACCTGAAAGCTTGTAA
- the gldM gene encoding gliding motility protein GldM has product MAIKKRKVSPRQKMINLMYIVLMAMLALNISTEVLNGFSIVEESLNRTTGNSSKENDAIFGELDQMMRKNPQKVKQWFMMASTVREMSDSLYNYAQSLKVAIVREADGEKGDPLNIEGKDNIEAASYIMLNPANGQGHKLYEAINNYRVRILQFVTDPRQKKIIASNLSTEVPHHSMGKNWEEYMFENMPVAAAVTLLSKVQSDVRYAEGEVLHTLVANVGLKDIRVNKLQAFVVPSQTRLYPGETMTAQMFMGAVDSTQQPQVFVNGQLIKGNQITVKAGAPGKHTLNGYILIKDLTGNVLRRNFSQDYWVTGGPQPKEYINPKGMQKVPPFDGMATIAADLMNVLYAGFDNPITISIPNTSQNDVQATMSGGSLVSRGGGHFVARPSTVGQPVTIAVSAKGRKIGEYKFRVRKLPDPSPYIAMGADRFKSGTLSKAALMSAPGIQAAIDDGLLDIPFTVTSFRVVFFDNLGNAVPLASNGASFSPQQKEQFRQLSRNKRFYITNVVVHGPDGTTRTLNGRNMEVIVR; this is encoded by the coding sequence ATGGCTATTAAGAAGAGAAAGGTTTCCCCTCGCCAGAAGATGATCAACCTTATGTATATCGTCCTTATGGCAATGTTGGCATTGAATATTTCAACAGAGGTACTCAATGGCTTCTCAATTGTTGAAGAGAGCCTAAATCGTACAACGGGAAATTCATCCAAGGAAAATGATGCTATCTTTGGCGAACTCGACCAAATGATGCGCAAGAATCCACAGAAGGTGAAGCAGTGGTTTATGATGGCATCAACGGTTAGAGAGATGAGTGATTCTCTCTATAACTATGCACAATCGCTGAAAGTCGCCATCGTTCGTGAGGCTGATGGTGAGAAAGGTGATCCCTTGAACATTGAAGGAAAGGATAATATAGAGGCTGCCAGTTACATCATGTTGAACCCTGCCAATGGACAGGGGCATAAGCTTTACGAAGCTATTAATAACTATAGAGTGCGTATTTTGCAGTTTGTAACGGACCCACGACAGAAGAAGATTATTGCAAGTAACCTTTCTACGGAGGTACCTCACCATTCAATGGGTAAGAACTGGGAAGAATATATGTTCGAAAATATGCCTGTTGCGGCAGCGGTAACGCTTCTCTCTAAGGTGCAGAGCGACGTTCGCTATGCAGAAGGCGAAGTCTTACATACCTTGGTGGCTAATGTTGGTTTGAAAGATATACGTGTTAACAAGCTACAAGCATTTGTGGTGCCAAGTCAGACTCGTCTCTACCCAGGTGAGACAATGACCGCACAAATGTTTATGGGTGCAGTTGACTCTACCCAGCAGCCGCAAGTATTTGTTAACGGACAACTCATTAAGGGCAACCAGATAACTGTTAAAGCAGGAGCACCAGGTAAACATACTTTGAATGGTTACATCCTAATAAAGGACTTAACAGGTAACGTGCTACGTAGAAACTTCTCACAAGATTATTGGGTAACGGGAGGACCGCAACCAAAAGAATATATCAATCCGAAAGGCATGCAAAAGGTTCCACCATTTGATGGAATGGCTACTATTGCAGCAGACTTGATGAATGTACTCTATGCTGGCTTTGACAACCCGATAACAATCAGTATCCCTAATACTTCTCAGAACGATGTGCAGGCAACTATGTCTGGTGGTTCACTCGTTTCAAGAGGAGGTGGTCATTTTGTAGCACGTCCTTCGACTGTTGGTCAGCCTGTAACGATTGCAGTTTCAGCTAAGGGACGTAAGATTGGAGAATACAAGTTCCGTGTTCGAAAATTGCCAGATCCATCGCCATATATTGCTATGGGTGCTGATCGATTTAAGAGTGGTACTCTCTCTAAGGCTGCACTTATGTCTGCTCCGGGTATTCAAGCAGCTATTGACGATGGTTTGCTTGACATTCCTTTCACTGTTACGAGCTTCCGTGTTGTCTTCTTTGATAATTTGGGTAATGCTGTTCCGTTGGCAAGTAATGGTGCTTCTTTCTCTCCTCAACAGAAAGAACAATTCCGCCAGTTGAGTCGTAACAAGCGATTCTACATCACAAATGTTGTCGTTCATGGACCTGATGGAACTACCCGAACACTTAATGGAAGGAATATGGAGGTCATTGTGAGATAG
- the gldN gene encoding gliding motility protein GldN: MKKIFLIVFTACLALTISAQPAARRNQQQRQSPANTITIRAQISFPTTAPMDEDVVWRRDIYRELKLTDDANAGLYYPTEPVGSQMNLFTYIFKLMMNGPNRGGIAAYNYRMDGNEIFTDSARVKPLQFLDNYHIFYERTDHGIRLDNSDIPLGEVKGYYLKESAYYDQGTATFHRKVVALCPIMYREDDFGDGEVKYPLFWVRYDDLAPFLAKQTIMTSNLNNAATMSVDDYFTMNLYKGKIYKTTNMLGKTLAQYCPNDSAMAAEQKKIERELVAFERTIYGDPARRDSLDSISAAKEAEKVPKRGLRTRRSSGSSSSFSRSRRPSNSSSAVTSPARVTVRRERH, encoded by the coding sequence ATGAAAAAGATATTTCTCATAGTTTTCACAGCCTGCCTGGCACTTACCATTAGTGCACAGCCTGCTGCACGTCGTAATCAGCAACAACGTCAGTCACCCGCAAATACGATTACCATACGTGCGCAGATCTCTTTCCCAACAACTGCTCCTATGGACGAAGATGTTGTTTGGCGACGTGATATCTATCGTGAACTGAAACTTACTGACGATGCTAATGCAGGATTGTATTATCCTACTGAACCTGTCGGTTCGCAGATGAATCTCTTCACCTACATCTTTAAGTTGATGATGAATGGACCAAATCGTGGCGGTATTGCGGCTTACAACTATCGTATGGATGGCAATGAAATCTTCACTGACTCTGCTCGTGTAAAGCCTTTGCAGTTCCTTGATAACTATCACATCTTCTACGAACGAACCGATCATGGTATTCGTCTTGATAATAGTGATATCCCCTTAGGCGAGGTAAAAGGCTATTACCTAAAGGAGAGTGCCTATTACGATCAAGGTACGGCAACCTTTCATCGTAAGGTTGTGGCTCTTTGTCCTATTATGTATCGTGAAGATGATTTCGGTGATGGCGAAGTTAAATATCCGCTCTTCTGGGTACGTTACGATGATTTGGCTCCTTTCCTTGCGAAACAAACCATTATGACAAGCAATTTGAATAATGCTGCAACGATGAGTGTTGACGACTACTTCACGATGAATCTCTATAAGGGCAAGATTTACAAAACGACTAATATGTTGGGTAAGACGCTTGCACAATATTGTCCAAACGATTCTGCCATGGCAGCTGAACAGAAGAAAATTGAGCGCGAGTTGGTTGCTTTTGAAAGAACAATCTATGGTGATCCAGCTCGTCGAGATAGTCTTGACAGTATTTCGGCAGCCAAAGAAGCCGAGAAAGTACCAAAGAGGGGACTTCGTACTCGTCGATCTAGTGGCTCATCAAGTAGTTTTAGTCGTTCACGTCGTCCATCTAATAGTAGCAGTGCAGTAACTTCTCCAGCACGTGTAACTGTTCGTCGCGAGCGTCATTAA
- a CDS encoding porin family protein codes for MKKIISSALLALSFLISIPAHADEPLKFGVKTGLNVSDFSFSSDVFDKTNQVGWFFGPTVKFTLPVVGLGMDASVIYDMRSAKLKHVSVDQSVKQQEIAIPINARYSIGLGSMANIFFFGGPQIAFNVGARNFEWTNGSNYALKKSNFSVNLGFGVTAFKHLQVSANYNIACGNTADITWKTAVDATSSAFKKKGSNNSSWQVGVAYFF; via the coding sequence ATGAAGAAAATTATTTCATCGGCTCTATTAGCCCTATCATTTCTTATTTCCATTCCTGCTCATGCAGATGAACCACTAAAGTTTGGAGTAAAGACGGGACTGAATGTGAGTGACTTCAGTTTCTCAAGTGATGTTTTCGACAAGACAAATCAGGTAGGATGGTTCTTTGGACCAACAGTGAAATTCACTTTGCCTGTTGTTGGACTTGGCATGGATGCTTCTGTTATTTATGATATGCGTTCAGCGAAGCTTAAACATGTTTCTGTTGATCAGTCGGTAAAACAGCAAGAGATAGCTATTCCTATTAATGCACGTTATTCTATTGGTTTAGGTAGCATGGCTAACATATTCTTCTTTGGTGGTCCTCAGATAGCTTTTAACGTAGGTGCCAGAAACTTCGAATGGACAAATGGTAGTAACTATGCTCTAAAGAAAAGTAATTTCAGTGTGAATTTAGGGTTCGGCGTGACAGCTTTCAAACATTTACAGGTAAGTGCTAACTATAATATTGCTTGTGGTAATACTGCTGACATCACATGGAAAACAGCAGTTGATGCCACTAGTTCAGCTTTTAAGAAAAAGGGAAGCAATAACAGTTCATGGCAGGTTGGCGTGGCTTATTTCTTTTAA
- the priA gene encoding replication restart helicase PriA, with product MTYANIILPLPLEGYFTYAIPDTMVSRVTAGVRVSVPFGKSKIYVGVVAEYPVNIPNSSDNNRLGSKKITYKNIINVLDDTSVLLPQQLKLWHWISDYYMSPIGDVYKAALPSGLKEEYGYRPRTELYIRLTDNFLHERTLSIMIDSMKRASKQVEVLMTYLQLAGVDEIDEITPDTLLREVTREELMNVSHASVGVVRALVERNILVTYEKEVGRLNGGNPPRPQNIKPLNEAQTEAYNQILLQMMGHNVTLLHGVTSSGKTEIYIHLIQKALNEHKQVLYLLPEIALTIQITERLKSVFGNRLGIYHSKYSDAERVEIWQKQLLDSPYDVILGARSAVFLPFQRLGLVIIDEEHEQSFKQQDPAPRYHARSAAIVLAQMYPGAKTLLGTATPSMESYYNAKQDKYGLVELTRRYKDIQLPKIEIVDIKDLYRRKMMTGPFSPRLLSAVREALGRDEQVILFQNRRGFAPMIECRQCGWVPKCPNCDVSLTYHKNMNYLSCHYCGHTMKVPEVCPCCESEDIRGRGYGTEKIEDEIRNIFPEARVARMDLDTTRTRNAYERLITDFSTGKSNLLIGTQMISKGLDFDKVSVVGILNADSMLNYPDFRAYEHSFMMMSQVSGRAGRKGKQGLVILQTKSPELPVIQQVVHNDYQSFYSDLLVERHEFRYPPFYRLVYVYLKHRDDNTVNSAGLELGSRLRDIFGDRVLGPDKPAVARVNTLNIRKIMLKLENGIDYPRVRQYLRGALDAMLKDKRYGALQVYYDVDPL from the coding sequence ATGACTTACGCAAATATAATCTTACCTCTTCCTCTAGAAGGCTACTTTACTTATGCTATACCTGATACGATGGTGTCCAGAGTTACGGCAGGGGTACGTGTGTCTGTACCTTTCGGTAAGAGTAAAATATACGTGGGTGTAGTTGCGGAGTATCCTGTAAATATACCGAATTCATCGGATAATAATAGATTAGGTAGCAAGAAAATCACCTATAAGAATATCATTAATGTACTCGATGACACGTCTGTACTTCTTCCGCAGCAGTTAAAGCTCTGGCATTGGATTTCTGACTATTATATGTCACCAATCGGAGATGTGTATAAAGCCGCCTTGCCATCAGGCCTAAAGGAGGAATATGGTTATCGTCCTCGAACCGAACTTTACATTCGTTTGACAGATAACTTCCTTCATGAACGGACACTATCCATTATGATTGATTCGATGAAGCGTGCTTCGAAACAAGTGGAAGTCTTGATGACTTACTTACAGCTAGCTGGTGTCGATGAAATCGATGAAATCACACCAGACACACTATTGCGTGAGGTGACAAGAGAAGAATTAATGAACGTTTCTCATGCTTCTGTAGGAGTTGTTCGAGCTTTGGTGGAAAGGAATATTCTTGTTACATACGAAAAGGAGGTTGGCAGGCTGAATGGAGGTAACCCGCCACGTCCTCAGAATATCAAACCGCTAAATGAAGCGCAGACTGAAGCTTATAATCAAATTCTTTTGCAGATGATGGGACATAACGTGACGCTACTTCATGGTGTTACCTCATCAGGTAAGACTGAAATTTATATTCATCTTATTCAGAAAGCACTCAATGAACATAAGCAAGTGTTGTATCTCCTACCTGAGATTGCACTGACCATACAGATAACTGAACGCTTGAAATCAGTCTTTGGAAATCGGCTGGGAATCTACCATAGTAAATACAGTGATGCAGAGCGTGTGGAGATATGGCAAAAGCAGTTGTTAGATTCACCATACGATGTTATTCTGGGAGCTCGTAGTGCTGTTTTTCTCCCATTTCAACGACTAGGACTTGTCATCATCGATGAGGAACATGAGCAGAGTTTTAAGCAACAAGACCCTGCGCCACGTTATCATGCACGCTCAGCGGCAATCGTGTTGGCACAAATGTATCCTGGAGCAAAGACGCTTTTGGGAACAGCTACACCTTCTATGGAGAGTTATTACAATGCAAAGCAGGATAAGTATGGTCTGGTTGAGCTGACTCGTCGTTATAAAGACATTCAATTACCCAAAATTGAGATTGTAGATATAAAGGACCTTTACCGTCGAAAGATGATGACTGGTCCGTTCTCTCCCCGTCTTCTCTCTGCTGTTCGAGAAGCTTTGGGACGGGATGAACAGGTTATCTTATTTCAGAACCGACGTGGTTTTGCACCAATGATAGAGTGTAGGCAATGTGGTTGGGTCCCTAAGTGTCCGAACTGTGATGTGTCGTTGACTTATCATAAGAACATGAATTACCTCTCATGTCACTATTGCGGTCACACGATGAAAGTTCCTGAGGTTTGTCCTTGTTGTGAAAGTGAGGATATACGTGGGCGTGGTTATGGTACGGAAAAGATAGAAGATGAGATTCGTAACATCTTCCCGGAGGCACGTGTAGCCCGTATGGATCTCGATACGACGCGTACCCGTAATGCCTATGAACGTTTGATTACTGATTTCTCTACCGGTAAAAGTAATCTTTTGATTGGTACGCAGATGATTTCTAAAGGTCTTGATTTTGATAAGGTGTCAGTCGTTGGAATCCTCAATGCTGACTCTATGTTGAATTATCCTGACTTCCGTGCATATGAGCATTCGTTTATGATGATGAGTCAGGTGAGTGGACGTGCTGGTAGGAAAGGGAAGCAGGGATTGGTTATTCTTCAGACGAAGAGTCCTGAGTTACCTGTCATTCAGCAGGTGGTGCATAATGACTACCAGTCATTTTATAGTGATTTGCTAGTTGAGAGACATGAGTTTCGTTATCCACCATTCTACCGTCTTGTCTATGTATATTTGAAGCATAGAGATGATAATACAGTGAATTCTGCGGGTTTAGAACTTGGGAGTAGGCTACGTGATATCTTCGGTGATCGTGTGTTGGGTCCTGACAAACCTGCTGTGGCTCGTGTAAATACACTGAACATTCGGAAAATAATGCTAAAGTTAGAGAATGGTATTGACTACCCACGTGTACGCCAATACCTTCGTGGAGCATTGGATGCCATGTTGAAAGATAAAAGATATGGTGCGCTTCAAGTGTATTATGATGTTGATCCGCTATAG
- a CDS encoding HD family phosphohydrolase gives MIRFQNISNPYWRNMISRTMLVIVAVVLIVLFLPRSTGKLFHYDEGKPWMYGQLIAKFDFPIFKTEAALKTEKDSITKHFQPYYNINQTIEKKKIEQFKQAYKNGIPGLSQDYVDAIAHRLHEIYEAGIIEPQQYSTLAKDSNTFIRVVTGKQAVSVPINKTYSTLGAYEQLFMDPLLGPKRSILQQCNLNEYIEANLIYDKDRSETEMNDMLSLIPQASGMVLEGQRIIDRGDIVDAKTYRVLNSFEQAMEKRKASEDEITSTFIGQTIYVLIFIFLFTLYLALFRKDYFNKPRSISLLYVMIVIYPILTSLMMEHNILSVYILPFSMAPIFFRVFMDSRTAFIGHITMVLLCAVAVKYQYEFIIVQIVAGLVAIYSLRELSKRSQIFLTALLVTISSAAVYLALQLIQADDLSKLDRSMYYHFAINGFFLLFTYPLMLVIEKTFGFVSTVTMFELSNTNNELLRRLSEVAPGTFQHSITVGNLATEIASRIGAKSQLVRTGALYHDIGKMLNPAFFTENQAGINPHDKLNDLESARIIISHVTEGLKLAEKYNLPREIKEFITTHHGAGLTKYFYIHYKNEHPDEEVNEDLFRYPGPNPFTREQAILMMSDTVEAASRSLQEYTEESISGLVNRLIDGQVADGNFTDCPITFRDITAAKAVLIERLKAMYHTRIQYPQLKT, from the coding sequence ATGATAAGATTCCAAAATATTAGCAACCCCTATTGGCGAAATATGATTTCAAGAACCATGTTAGTCATAGTAGCTGTAGTTTTAATCGTACTCTTCCTACCACGTTCAACGGGTAAGCTCTTTCATTACGATGAAGGTAAGCCATGGATGTATGGACAGCTGATTGCCAAATTCGACTTTCCTATATTCAAAACAGAAGCAGCCCTAAAGACAGAAAAAGACTCTATCACAAAGCATTTCCAGCCTTACTATAATATCAATCAAACAATAGAGAAGAAGAAGATTGAACAATTCAAGCAGGCTTATAAAAACGGTATTCCAGGCTTATCACAAGACTATGTGGATGCGATTGCCCATCGACTGCATGAGATTTACGAAGCAGGAATCATCGAGCCACAACAGTACTCTACACTTGCCAAGGATAGTAATACTTTCATCCGTGTCGTAACAGGAAAGCAAGCTGTCAGTGTACCCATAAACAAAACTTACTCAACGCTTGGTGCATACGAACAACTTTTCATGGATCCATTGCTCGGTCCTAAACGCTCGATATTACAACAATGTAACCTGAATGAATATATTGAGGCGAACCTTATTTACGATAAAGACCGCAGTGAGACGGAGATGAATGACATGCTTAGTCTCATCCCACAAGCTTCAGGAATGGTTCTTGAGGGACAGCGCATCATTGACCGCGGTGACATTGTCGATGCCAAGACCTATCGTGTATTAAACTCTTTTGAGCAGGCGATGGAAAAACGTAAGGCTTCCGAGGACGAGATTACCTCTACCTTTATCGGACAGACAATCTACGTTCTGATTTTCATCTTCCTTTTCACCCTCTATCTGGCTCTTTTCCGAAAGGATTATTTTAACAAGCCACGGTCCATTTCCTTACTCTATGTGATGATAGTCATCTATCCTATCCTCACATCTCTGATGATGGAGCATAACATCTTGAGTGTGTATATCCTCCCATTCAGTATGGCACCGATATTCTTCCGTGTGTTTATGGACTCACGAACAGCATTTATCGGACACATAACAATGGTACTTCTCTGCGCTGTTGCTGTAAAATATCAGTATGAGTTCATCATCGTACAGATTGTGGCAGGTCTTGTCGCAATCTATTCCTTGCGCGAGCTATCAAAGAGAAGTCAGATCTTCCTTACCGCCCTACTGGTTACGATCAGTTCAGCAGCTGTCTATCTCGCTCTGCAACTCATACAAGCTGACGACCTCTCGAAACTTGACCGAAGCATGTATTACCACTTTGCCATCAATGGTTTCTTCCTCCTCTTTACTTATCCACTGATGTTGGTTATTGAGAAGACATTCGGCTTCGTTTCTACTGTAACAATGTTTGAGCTCTCGAACACAAACAATGAGTTGCTTCGTCGCCTTAGCGAGGTTGCCCCTGGCACGTTCCAGCACTCTATCACAGTAGGTAATCTGGCGACAGAAATTGCAAGTAGGATTGGTGCTAAGAGTCAATTGGTACGTACCGGTGCACTTTATCATGATATCGGTAAGATGCTCAACCCAGCCTTCTTCACAGAAAACCAGGCAGGAATCAATCCACATGATAAGTTAAACGACCTTGAGAGTGCACGTATCATCATCAGCCATGTGACGGAAGGTTTGAAACTTGCAGAGAAGTATAACCTACCACGTGAGATTAAGGAATTCATTACTACCCATCATGGTGCTGGGTTAACAAAGTATTTCTACATTCACTATAAGAATGAACATCCCGATGAAGAAGTCAACGAAGATCTCTTCCGCTACCCAGGTCCTAATCCTTTCACCCGCGAGCAGGCAATTCTCATGATGAGCGATACCGTTGAGGCTGCATCACGTTCTTTACAGGAATATACAGAAGAGAGTATTAGCGGTTTGGTTAATCGTCTTATCGATGGACAGGTTGCAGACGGAAATTTCACCGATTGTCCTATAACTTTCCGTGATATAACAGCAGCCAAGGCCGTTCTCATTGAGCGACTGAAAGCGATGTACCATACTCGTATTCAGTATCCACAACTGAAGACATAA